The Peribacillus simplex genome contains the following window.
CTTCTTTCGTTTCAGCTTTAGGAGCCTCTTTAACAGGAGCAGCTTGTTCCGCTTTAGCTGGTTCTGCTTTGGCTACTTCAGCCTTAGGAGCTTCCGCTTTTGGAGCTGCTGCAGCTGAACCATTTTCATCAACGATAGCGATAGCCTGTCCAACTTGGACAGTATCGCCTTCTTCTGCTAATTGTTCCGAAAGAGTACCCGTATAATCTGAAATGATTTCCACGTTTACTTTATCCGTTTCAAGTTCAAGGACATATTCGCCTTTTTCAACATGATCACCGGGTTGTTTTAACCATTGCGCAATAGATCCTTCAGAAATTGATTCTGCTAATTCAGGTACTTTTACTTCAGCCATTTTATTTCTCCCCCTCATTATTGCGTGTAATTGCTTGAGTCATAATCCGTTGTTGTTCATTTTTATGGACAAGCGGATCTCCCTCAGCCGGGCTTGATCTGCGCTTCCTTCCTATATATGTCACTGAAAGGTTTCCAGGAGCCGCTGCATTAAGGCGAGGTTCAACAAATGTCCAAGCCCCCATGTTCTTAGGTTCTTCTTGAGCCCAGAAGATCTCTTTAAGATTTGTATATTTTTTCAAAGCTTCTTGAACGCCAGTGAACGGGAATGGATAAATTTCTTCGATACTGATGATTTGCAACCAGTCCGTTTTTTGTTCAGTTGCCGCTTTTTCACGAAGTTCAACCGCCAATTTACCTGATGCAAAAACAATGCGTTCAACCGATTTAGGTTTTTTGCCTAAAGCTTTAGTTTCAACGAATGATTCAAAAGAGCCTTCACTGAATTCTTCAGCTGTAGAAGCCATCACTTGATTACGAAGCATACTCTTCGGTGTCATGATGACAAGCGGACGAACTTGCTCTTGATCCAAAATCTTAGCTTGTCTTCTAAGGATATGGAAGTATTGAGCTGCCGAACTTAAGTTAGCAACTGTCCAGTTGTTTTCAGCCGCTAATTGAAGGAAACGTTCTAGGCGTGCACTTGAGTGCTCTGGCCCTTGTCCTTCATAACCATGTGGAAGCAGCATGACAAGACCTGATTTTTGACCCCATTTTGCACGGCCAGCCGCAATGAATTGGTCAAAGATCACTTGTGCTGTATTTGCGAAGTCACCGAATTGGCCTTCCCATAATACTAGTGCCTCTGGAGCAAATACATTATAACCATATTCATAAGCTAGAACTGCCGTTTCAGTAAGCGGGCTGTTATGAACAGCGAAAGAAGCTTTAGCAGTTTCAAGTGTGTGAAGTGGTGAATATGTTTTTCCATTAACACTGTCATGTAACATGATATTACGTTGAGCGAATGTTCCACGCTCTGAGTCTTGTCCTGTCAAACGGATTGGAGTACCGTCACTCAATATGGATGCAAATGCCAGTGTCTCGGCATGAGCCCAATCAATTTTACCGTCAGCACCAAAGGAATCCAAGCGACGTGATAAAATCTTACCTAATTTTTTATTAGGAGTGAATCCTTCCGGCCACTTAACAAGTTCTTCGTTAATTGAAACCAGTTCTTGTTTCGGAACAGCCGTTTCAATGGCTGGAAGTCCTCTTTCAATAATCCCAGGAGGATTACATTCTTTAGAAGCTTCCGGTTTATTTCCGGAAATTTTCGCATATGCATCCGCAAGCCTTGTATCCACTTGCTCAGCAATTGCTTTAACTTCAGCTTCAGTGAACTCACCAGATTGAATGAGTTTCTTCCCATAAAGCTCTTTGACAGTTTGGTGCTTATGAATTAATGCATACATTTCAGGTTGAGTCACCAATGGCTCATCCATTTCGTTATGGCCGAAACGTCTGTAACCGATCAGGTCGATCAAGAAATCTTTATTGTATTTTTCGCGATATAGGTTCGCAAGGTTCACCGCAGCCATACATGCCTCTGGATCATCTGCATTCACATGTACGATCGGCACTTCAAAGCCTTTTGCCAAATCACTGGCATATAGAGTTGAACGTGAATCTTCACTTTCCGTTGTGAAACCAATCATGTTATTGGCGATGATATGGATAGCGCCGCCAACTTGATAACCGCGTAAACGGCTTAAGTTAAACGTTTCAGGAACAATACCTTCACCTGGGAATGCTGCATCACCATGAATCAGGATTGCAAGTGATTTGGAAATGTCTTGGACAGGGAATCCTTTTTCTGAACGGTCTTCTTGTGCCGCACGAGAATACCCTTCCACGATTGGACCGACTACTTCCAAGTGACTTGGGTTATTGGCAAGTGTAACCCTTGCTTTTTGTATGTTAGCATTAGTAATCTGTTTATCCAGACCTAAATGGTATTTAACATCACCAGTCCATCCGTTGTTAATGCCTGTTGAACCTTCGGAAGGAACCAAATCTTTATTAGGTGAATGTTGGAATTCAGAGAAAATGACCTCATATGGCTTTCCTAGTACGTGTGCAAGCACATTCAAACGTCCCCGGTGAGCCATGGCAATATTTACATTCCCTGTTCCATTTTGAACAGTTTGTGAAATCATTTCATCTAAAATCGGCACTAGGGCGTCTAGTCCTTCAATGGAGAAACGTTTTTGCCCCACATATGTGCGGTGAAGGAATTTCTCGAAACCTTCAACTTCATTCAATCGCTTAAGTAATAGTTCTTTTTTCTCTTTAGCCACTTCCGGGAACATTTTTCCGGATTCGACCATATCAGTAAGCCATTGCTTTTCGTCCAAGTCATTAACATGGTGAAATTCAAAGGCTATCGTTTTTGTATAAAGTTGTTTTAGGTATTGAACGGCTTCGTATCCGTCTTTCACGTTTTCAGGTGATTCTGGACAAATTAATTCAGCCGGTATTTTCCTTAAATCATCTGCGGTCAATCCATATTTTTCAAAGTGAATTTGTTCCGTATCTAGAGCTTCTTCTTTTAAAGGATAAATATTTGCTGCAAGATGTCCGTATGCACGGATGTTTTCTGCTAACGTAACTGCAGACATTATTTTCTTCATTGGAAGAACTTCTCCAGTTTGTACAGTTGGTGCACTTACGATTGTTGTTTCAGCCGATACATCGAATGAAGGAGGACCTGATACTTCAAAAAAGTTTTTCAGTTCCGGATCTACTTCTTCCGGGTTGGCTTGAAATAGATCGTATTGCTCCATGACATACCCAAGGTTTGGACCTGAAAAAGTTTTCCATGGGTCGTATGCCTTAGCGTCCTTGATGGTCATTTTGTAAACCCCCAAATTTTTCTCATAATTTTTTGCATTTCGTTTTATCTATCCCCAAATTTCTTTCTTCTAAATTTTCCCCAAAAATATGATATATAATTAACAACTTTGGTTATTGAATAATAAAATTTTAAAGGATAAAACGTTTTCAGATGTTATATTAACATGTTTTTGTCGAAATATCCAAAGGTTAAACAACTTTATGCAACCTTTTTTTAACTATATTTCTGTTTAATTCGTCAAATTACGCTTAAAATTGACTTTTTTGCTCATTTAAGCCTTTTTTTCGCTAAAAAAAGATTTTTGTATTTTTGTATATCGTTTATATTTCAGGTATATTTAACTAGACTGAAAACCCTTACAAGTCAATCAAACTTCCAAGCTGTTAAACTCAGATTGCCATATTGAAATGTTCTGTGAAGGAGAGCCGATTTTTTGTTGACATCTCCTGCTCCCATTGCGATGATCAATGGAATGAAATGCTCTTTGGAAGGCACAGCATCTGTACTATAAGGAGCGATTTTTGCATAATTAAACAAAGATTCCAAATCCCATTTCATGATTTTCTCTTCAACCCAGTTCTCAAAGTTGATTGCCCACCCCTCTGCAACATGCATATCCTCCTGAATATGGGTGAAATTATGGACAATTCCACCGCTCCCGATGATTAAAACATTACTTTCCTTTAATTCCCTCAAAGTTCTCCCGATTTCATACTGCTTGTCCAATGGAAGTGCAGGACTAATGGACATAGATACGATCGGGATGTCAGCTTCAGGATACATAATGTGCAAAAGCCCCCATGCTCCATGATCTAGGGGGCGCCTTTCATCAAGTTGCCCCCATACACCTATCCTTGACAATAAGGTTAAAATTCGATCGGACAGCTCCGGGCACCCCGAAGCAGGATATGTTATCTGAAATATTTCTTCAGGATACCCTGCAAAATCATAAATGACTTCATGCTTCCCTACCGCTGAAATCATCTGATCTTCACTTTCCCAATGTGCTGACAAAATAACGATGGCAGTAGGTTTTTCCATACCCTTCATATAATCCTTCAAAAAAGTAGTATAGCCATTTTTTTCCAGAGCTAATAAAGGTGTTCCATGTGATAAAAACAATGATGGCATCATAGAAACGATAAATCCTTTCGCAAAAGTAATCTAATCTCTTATCTTATACCTTAAATTACTTAACATAAACAATGTGTTCATCAATTAAATTGTATTTTTGGGGTTGTCTCGTCAATAGTATCAAAGGTATACCCTTCTTTTTTAAGATATTCAATAATATCAGGCAATGCCTTCACTGTATTTTTCATACTATTGATATCATGCAGCAAGATATTAACTTGCTTTTGATCTTTCGTGCCTTTTTGTACGGAAGTAATGATTTGTTGTTCACTTATTGATGGACTGATCCCATCTGTCGAATCAATCGTCCAATCGAAATAAATATACCCTTTTTCCATTAGTTGTTGAAGGATTCCATTAATGATGGGTTTAGTTGCAGCCTGATGCCTAAGACGATTATTGGAACCGCCAGGAAGGCGTACAATACGGCTTTTAACCCCAAACTCCTTTTGCAGCATGGTTTCAAGCCTATTCAAATCTTGAAAGAAGCTCTCGGTCGATCGATAAACGATGGAATAATCATGTGTATAAGAATGAAGGGCAATCGCATGACCTCGGGAAATCATTTCCTGATAGCATTCCTTTGCGTATGGTTCTTCGTTACCTTTAACGAAAAATGTGGCCTTAACATGATAGCGGTCCAAAATATCTAATATCTCCATCGTATTCAAAGAAGGTCCATCATCGAAAGTCAAATAAGCGACTTTCTGATTTTCCTTACTTTTTAGGATCGGTTCCATCTCTTCGGGAACCATTGCATGTACATGAATGGCCAGCACATCCGTCAATAACAAAAAAATAATGAAAGAACATACTATGGTGAGAAATAATTTAAGCGGATTCTTCATATGCTGCATCCCCTTCCTTTTGACCATTAAGATGTACCATTCAAGAGGTTTCATGCGCAATAAGGCAGCGGTAAAAAATACCGCTGCCTTATCCATATGCTTACCGATCGACATTAAAGTAACGAGCTTCCGGATGTGCAAAAACTATGGCTGAAACGGAAGCCTCAGGTTCCATCATGCATCCTTCAGTCAATTCCACGCCAATATCCTGAGGTTGTAACAGGCGGAATAGCTTTTCCTGGTCCTCCAGATTAGGACAAGCTGGATAGCCAAATGAAAATCTTTGCCCGGTGTACTTAGCGGCAAACCGCTCTTTCATAGACATTTCAATCGGATCGCTTATACCTAAATCATCACGCATTAATTGATGAATTCTTTCCGCAAACCCTTCAGCCGTTTCGAGAGCAAGTGATTGAAGGGCGTGATTTTTCAAGAAATCACCTTCAAGCTTTAGTTTTTCTGCCCATTTTCTGATCCCTTTTCCGGCGGTTACCAGGAAGAAACCAACATAATCCATTTGTCCGGAGGAAACCGGTTTCGCGAAGTCCGCTAAACAAAGGTGCGGATTGGTATCTTGCCTAGGAAAGTCAAAAGTCTCCAATATCTCCAGGTGATTTTCCGGGTTGTAAACCAATAGTTTGTCTCCTTCACTTTGAGCAGGGAAAAATTGATAAATTGCATGCAAGCCGTAGTCGGGTTCCGTCTTTAAGAATTCGATCAATTCATCAACAAGCGCATTCAGCTGCACTGCTTTTTCATTCCCTTGCTTTAGCAATTCGGCGAGCTTACCTTTTAAGCCCAAATGATGTCCAATCAGCATTTGCCTATTAATGTATGGCTGGATTACATCCAATGGATAGTTTTTCAGGACGTGACGTTTGATATCACGCGGTTTTTGAACAGGCACATTACTCAAGGGCGCAGCTGCAGACTGCTTCCGAACAGGTTTTTCCATCGTGGCAGCAATGGCGGCATTGACTTTCGATTTTTCTCGTTTCTCGACTAACTCTTTTAAATACACCACTTTTTTGTCAGTGTCATGTAATATATTCGTTACAGCTAAACCATCCATCGCATCTTTGGAATATAAAACAGGTCCTTCATATTCTGGTGATATTTTAAAATCGGTGAATTTACGGGATAGCGCTGCCCCTCCCACTAAAATAGGGGTATCTATTCCCGCCTGCCTTAAATCCTGTGCGGTTAAAACCATTTGCTGTGCTGATTTAACCAGTAACCCAGATAGGCCAATGATGGTTGGCTCATGTTTTCGAACCTCTTCAATGATTTGTTGCGGTGCGACCTTGATACCTAAATCAATGACTTCATAGCCATTATTGGATAGGATGATATCCACTAAGTTTTTCCCGATATCATGTACATCCCCCTTGACAGTAGCTAAGAGGATTTTTCCTTTTTTAGCGCTATCTTCAGAGTTTTCCATTAGCGGTTCAAGGTGAGATACAGCCGCCTTCATTGCCTCTGCACTCTGAAGCACTTCTGCGACAATAAGTTGGTTGTCGTTAAATAACCGACCCACTTCACTCATCCCATCCATCAATGGTCCATTGATGATTTCCAATGGGGTATCACCGCGCTCAATTGCTTTATTTAAATCATCAATTAATCCTTCTTTCGTTCCTTCGATAATATAGTTACCTAAACGTTCGTCCAATGGCAGGATAACACCATTATCCTTCTTCTCCGCTTTTTTACCACGATAGAACTCGGTAAAGATACCTAAAGTTTCTGTAGATGTCTCAAATAGGAGTGCCTCAGCCAATTTCACTTCCTCTTCAGGTATCAGAGCGAAACGTTCAAGTTTTTCTGTATTAACGATAGCATAATCGAGACCTGCTTTTGTACAATGGTAAAGGAAAACGGCATTTAGAATTTCCCTTCCCCTTGCTGGCAGACCGAATGAAACATTCGAAATGCCAAGTATCGTTAAGCATTCCGGATACTTTTCTTTGATTGCCTTTATTCCTTTCACCGTTTCTAAAGCAGATCCGATATATTGTTCATCTCCCGTCCCTACAGGAAATACCAGCGGATCAAAAATGATGTCACTTTTGTTTAGACCATATTTATTGACAAGCAAATCCACCGACCGTGTAGCCACTTCCAATTTCCGTTCAGCATCGACGGCCATCCCAATTTCATCAATCGTTCCTACGACAACGGCAGCACCATATTGATGGATGAATGGTACAATTTTTTCAAAGCGTTCTTCACCATCTTCAAGATTAATGGAATTAATGATGGACTTTCCTTGTGAATGTTTTAATGCTTGTTCAAGTACGGCTTCATCTGTAGTATCGATGACCAAAGGGACTTTCACTTTTTTGACGACCTCTTCTACGAACTCCTTCATATCGCCAAGTTCATCCCCATCAGGATCAGCAAGACAGATATCAATGACATGGGCGCCTTTTTTCACCTGGGCACGTGCAATTTCAGCGGCTGGCTCGTAATGCTTTCCACGAATCAGCTCCTTGAATTTTCGAGATCCGATAACATTCGTTCTCTCACCAACGAATAAAGGGCGCATTGAATCATCATAAATGAGCGGCTCTATGCCTGATACGGCATGACCATGGGCTGAGGTCGTAATAGCACGGGGCTGAATGCCTTCGAGGACCCTGGAAAGTTCTTTAATATGCTCTGGTGTCGTACCACAACAGCCCCCAATGATATTGACCCATCCCTTTTCGGCAAATTGCTTCATTTTCTCCGCAAGGGAAGTCGGTGACTCATGATAGTGACCCTCTTCATCCGGGAGCCCAGCATTCGGATAACAACTGATGGCGCTATTTGCTATATCTGCAAGTGTCCTGATATGGTCTATCATGAACTCCGGACCTGTTGCACAATTCAGGCCGACAGCCACGGGCTTCATATGTTCAACCGATAAATAGAAAGCTTCTATGGACTGGCCAGCGAGTGTCGTGCCCATCGGTTCGATCGTACCTGATATGATGACAGGCACATCTTTTCCTGTTTTAGCGAAGGCTGCTTTGATTCCAGAAAAGGCAGCCTTGACATTAAGCATATCCTGACAGGTTTCCACCAATAGCAAGTCCACCCCACCATCCAAGAGACCAAGTGCCTGTTCTTCATAGGAATCGGTTAAAATATCAAAAGTCGTTCCCCCTGTTACGGAAAGCGTTTTTGTAGTGGGACCCATCGAGCCAGCCACATATCTTGGCCAATCTTCATTTGAATACTTTTCACATGCTTTAACGGCAAGCTCGGCTGAAATTTTATTAAGCTTGTAAGCGATTGTGCTTATTTGGTATTCTTCAAGCACGATGCTTGTCGCTCCGAAGGTATTTGTTTCGATGATATCAGCGCCTGCTGCTAAATATTTTTCATGGATGGATTGGATGATTTCTGGTTGTGTCAGTGATAAATACTCATT
Protein-coding sequences here:
- a CDS encoding 2-oxoglutarate dehydrogenase E1 component, with the protein product MTIKDAKAYDPWKTFSGPNLGYVMEQYDLFQANPEEVDPELKNFFEVSGPPSFDVSAETTIVSAPTVQTGEVLPMKKIMSAVTLAENIRAYGHLAANIYPLKEEALDTEQIHFEKYGLTADDLRKIPAELICPESPENVKDGYEAVQYLKQLYTKTIAFEFHHVNDLDEKQWLTDMVESGKMFPEVAKEKKELLLKRLNEVEGFEKFLHRTYVGQKRFSIEGLDALVPILDEMISQTVQNGTGNVNIAMAHRGRLNVLAHVLGKPYEVIFSEFQHSPNKDLVPSEGSTGINNGWTGDVKYHLGLDKQITNANIQKARVTLANNPSHLEVVGPIVEGYSRAAQEDRSEKGFPVQDISKSLAILIHGDAAFPGEGIVPETFNLSRLRGYQVGGAIHIIANNMIGFTTESEDSRSTLYASDLAKGFEVPIVHVNADDPEACMAAVNLANLYREKYNKDFLIDLIGYRRFGHNEMDEPLVTQPEMYALIHKHQTVKELYGKKLIQSGEFTEAEVKAIAEQVDTRLADAYAKISGNKPEASKECNPPGIIERGLPAIETAVPKQELVSINEELVKWPEGFTPNKKLGKILSRRLDSFGADGKIDWAHAETLAFASILSDGTPIRLTGQDSERGTFAQRNIMLHDSVNGKTYSPLHTLETAKASFAVHNSPLTETAVLAYEYGYNVFAPEALVLWEGQFGDFANTAQVIFDQFIAAGRAKWGQKSGLVMLLPHGYEGQGPEHSSARLERFLQLAAENNWTVANLSSAAQYFHILRRQAKILDQEQVRPLVIMTPKSMLRNQVMASTAEEFSEGSFESFVETKALGKKPKSVERIVFASGKLAVELREKAATEQKTDWLQIISIEEIYPFPFTGVQEALKKYTNLKEIFWAQEEPKNMGAWTFVEPRLNAAAPGNLSVTYIGRKRRSSPAEGDPLVHKNEQQRIMTQAITRNNEGEK
- a CDS encoding dioxygenase family protein, which encodes MMPSLFLSHGTPLLALEKNGYTTFLKDYMKGMEKPTAIVILSAHWESEDQMISAVGKHEVIYDFAGYPEEIFQITYPASGCPELSDRILTLLSRIGVWGQLDERRPLDHGAWGLLHIMYPEADIPIVSMSISPALPLDKQYEIGRTLRELKESNVLIIGSGGIVHNFTHIQEDMHVAEGWAINFENWVEEKIMKWDLESLFNYAKIAPYSTDAVPSKEHFIPLIIAMGAGDVNKKSALLHRTFQYGNLSLTAWKFD
- a CDS encoding polysaccharide deacetylase family protein; translation: MSIGKHMDKAAVFFTAALLRMKPLEWYILMVKRKGMQHMKNPLKLFLTIVCSFIIFLLLTDVLAIHVHAMVPEEMEPILKSKENQKVAYLTFDDGPSLNTMEILDILDRYHVKATFFVKGNEEPYAKECYQEMISRGHAIALHSYTHDYSIVYRSTESFFQDLNRLETMLQKEFGVKSRIVRLPGGSNNRLRHQAATKPIINGILQQLMEKGYIYFDWTIDSTDGISPSISEQQIITSVQKGTKDQKQVNILLHDINSMKNTVKALPDIIEYLKKEGYTFDTIDETTPKIQFN
- the metH gene encoding methionine synthase, which produces MNKKAIQEQLDTKILLLDGAMGTMLQAENLTAEDFGGEQFEGCNEYLSLTQPEIIQSIHEKYLAAGADIIETNTFGATSIVLEEYQISTIAYKLNKISAELAVKACEKYSNEDWPRYVAGSMGPTTKTLSVTGGTTFDILTDSYEEQALGLLDGGVDLLLVETCQDMLNVKAAFSGIKAAFAKTGKDVPVIISGTIEPMGTTLAGQSIEAFYLSVEHMKPVAVGLNCATGPEFMIDHIRTLADIANSAISCYPNAGLPDEEGHYHESPTSLAEKMKQFAEKGWVNIIGGCCGTTPEHIKELSRVLEGIQPRAITTSAHGHAVSGIEPLIYDDSMRPLFVGERTNVIGSRKFKELIRGKHYEPAAEIARAQVKKGAHVIDICLADPDGDELGDMKEFVEEVVKKVKVPLVIDTTDEAVLEQALKHSQGKSIINSINLEDGEERFEKIVPFIHQYGAAVVVGTIDEIGMAVDAERKLEVATRSVDLLVNKYGLNKSDIIFDPLVFPVGTGDEQYIGSALETVKGIKAIKEKYPECLTILGISNVSFGLPARGREILNAVFLYHCTKAGLDYAIVNTEKLERFALIPEEEVKLAEALLFETSTETLGIFTEFYRGKKAEKKDNGVILPLDERLGNYIIEGTKEGLIDDLNKAIERGDTPLEIINGPLMDGMSEVGRLFNDNQLIVAEVLQSAEAMKAAVSHLEPLMENSEDSAKKGKILLATVKGDVHDIGKNLVDIILSNNGYEVIDLGIKVAPQQIIEEVRKHEPTIIGLSGLLVKSAQQMVLTAQDLRQAGIDTPILVGGAALSRKFTDFKISPEYEGPVLYSKDAMDGLAVTNILHDTDKKVVYLKELVEKREKSKVNAAIAATMEKPVRKQSAAAPLSNVPVQKPRDIKRHVLKNYPLDVIQPYINRQMLIGHHLGLKGKLAELLKQGNEKAVQLNALVDELIEFLKTEPDYGLHAIYQFFPAQSEGDKLLVYNPENHLEILETFDFPRQDTNPHLCLADFAKPVSSGQMDYVGFFLVTAGKGIRKWAEKLKLEGDFLKNHALQSLALETAEGFAERIHQLMRDDLGISDPIEMSMKERFAAKYTGQRFSFGYPACPNLEDQEKLFRLLQPQDIGVELTEGCMMEPEASVSAIVFAHPEARYFNVDR